A portion of the Bombus pascuorum chromosome 8, iyBomPasc1.1, whole genome shotgun sequence genome contains these proteins:
- the LOC132909428 gene encoding DNA translocase FtsK-like: MRTVATVLLLVAAILVVSAQQYQHPDANYVDEYSAYESPRPTHPTPRSYAANSAPNRQSAGPTTPKPTPVAILKQINRHNEDGSYTYGFEGADGSFKIETKLPTGEVKGKYGFVDDTGKVRVVEYGANQYGFQPAGEGITVAPPTLVDDTTSKEALQAQNYQEEYQQPAARPAPLRAVAPAPAPRPAPLQQIQYGQPAYQQPQTHTEAVYSPQLAPRQQPSLPKPPIFTPAAPQSPLTKQTTLLQPEEPAPPSQLYNQGPAQFGPAPVQEHRSQPQPRSQSGGILDQLARDYALPQGVAPPLHDISFGYY; encoded by the exons ATGCGCACGGTCGCGACG GTACTATTACTGGTAGCTGCCATACTAGTAGTATCGGCTCAGCAATACCAGCACCCAGATGCCAACTACGTAGACGAATACTCAGCATACGAGTCTCCAAGACCGACTCATCCGACTCCCCGAAGTTATGCCGCTAATTCGGCGCCGAATCGGCAATCGGCTGGCCCTACAACCCCAAAACCAACGCCGGTGGCCATCCTGAAGCAGATCAACAGGCACAACGAGGACGGCTCGTACACGTACGGGTTCGAAGGCGCGGATGGGTCTTTTAAGATCGAGACGAAACTACCAACCGGAGAGGTGAAGGGTAAATACGGATTCGTCGATGACACTGGCAAAGTACGAGTAGTCGAATATGGAGCGAATCAATACGGTTTCCAACCCGCTGGCGAGGGTATCACGGTTGCACCACCGACTCTGGTCGACGACACCACCAGCAAGGAAGCTCTGCAAGCACAAAACTACCAAGAGGAATACCAACAACCGGCTGCCAGACCTGCGCCACTTCGAGCAGTCGCGCCTGCGCCGGCACCTCGCCCTGCACCCCTTCAACAGATTCAATACGGACAGCCAGCTTACCAACAGCCCCAAACTCACACCGAAGCCGTCTATTCACCGCAACTGGCGCCCAGACAGCAGCCAAGTCTTCCGAAACCGCCAATTTTCACGCCTGCTGCTCCTCAATCCCCCCTCACTAAACAAACCACTCTCCTTCAACCTGAAGAACCAGCACCACCATCTCAATTGTATAATCAGGGACCAGCCCAGTTTGGCCCTGCTCCTGTTCAAGAACACCGTTCCCAACCACAACCTCGTAGCCAAAGCGGGGGCATCCTTGATCAATTAGCTAGGGATTATGCTCTGCCACAGGGCGTCGCACCACCGTTGCACGACATCAGCTTCGGTTATTACTAG